The following are from one region of the Vulpes vulpes isolate BD-2025 chromosome 14, VulVul3, whole genome shotgun sequence genome:
- the CEP250 gene encoding centrosome-associated protein CEP250 isoform X13 encodes MKSATDRDLTELKAEHVKLSGSLLTCCLRLTVGTQSRESDGSGRRDGSEPTQLLLLLTKTQELEKEAHERSQELIQLKSRGDLEKAELQDQVTELSALLIQARKQNEEYEKMLGALRETVEILETNHAELMEHEASLSKNAQEEKLSLQQVIRDITQVMVEEGDSMTQGCGRDSSLELDPSGLSSQFDSQDPDKALTLVRSVVTQRRQAVQDLRQQLSACQEAMSSLRQQHNQWEEEGEALRQRLQKLTGERDTLAGQTSDLQGEVESLSKERELLQKTREELQQQLEVLEQEAWRLRRTNMELQLQGDSVQGEKEEQQEELHLAVRERERLQETLAGLEAKQSESLSELIILREALESCHLEGELLRQEQTEVTAALARAEQSVAELSSSENSLKAEVADLRAATIKLSALNEALALDKVGLNQQLLQLEQENQSVCHRMEAAEQARNTLQLGLAEAERSRETLQEKNTHLEAQLQKAEERGAELQADLRAIQDEKEEIQEKLSEISSSQARHQQEAALAQLDQLRQETKRQEEVLAREVQEKEALVRERAALEVRLQAVERDRQDLAEQLLGLSSAKEQLESTLFEAQQQNSLVEVTKGQLEVQIQTVIRAKEVIQGEVRCLKLELDNERNRAEQERETAARRLAQAEQEGQTALQQQKSAHEEEVNRLQEKWEKERSWHQQELDKALESLEKEKMELETRLREQQAEAEAIRTQREEERAEAESALCQMQLETEKERVSLLETLLQTQKELADASQQLERLRQDMKVQKLKEQETTQILQTQLREARGELEQAAQQNRDDLVAVQEECGALLQAKMDLQKRVEDLKSQLVSRDDSQRLVEQEVQEKLREAQEYSRIQKELEREKASLIQSLMEKEQRLLVLQEADSIRQQELSSLRQDMQESQEGQKELSTQVELLKQEVKEKEADFLAQEAQLLEELEASQVTEQRLRASLRALEAKAAQVQLRLRSTENQLAALVAEQQPGHQAQAQLASLCSVLQQALGFACESRPELHGGGDSASLWGPEPDQNGTGILLKRGPLLTALSAEAVASALQKLHQDLWKTQQARDDLREQALKLEQRLTDTEAEKSQVCTELQDLQRQLSQNQEEKSKWEGKQNSLESELTELHGTVASLQSRLRQAELQGLEAQNERELLQAAKESLTAQVERLQASVAEARAQAGATRALEEDLRTARSALKLKSEEAETERERAQALQEQGELKVAQGKALQENLAILAQTLSEREGEVEALRGSIQELEKQQEMQKATLEALSLDLKKKSEEVDVQQEQIQELEKCRSLLEDLPLAMQEQEQRLVAQREQIQELEKDRETQRNILEHQLLELEKKAQMIESQKGEIQDLKKQLVTLECLALEREENHHKMECQQKAIEELEGQREMQRVALTHLTLDLEEKSQELQAQSSQIDKLESHSTLLARELQDKDQELKSQREQVEELQRQKERLAQDLERRDQDVVLQRERIRVLEDQRTLQTKILEEDLGQIKLSLRERGRELASQRPPMQERAEEGKGQSKAQRGSLEHLKLILRDKEREVECQQERIQELKEYKDQLEQQLQGLHRKAGETGLLLTQREQEIVVLQRHLQEAAEQGELKERSLQGHLEEAQRALAQREQELEALQHQQQQALGQEETRKEEASTLQRALEQAHTALKERQGELEDHKEHVRRLQEELAMEGRRVQALEEVVGDLRAESREQEEALLALQQQGAERAQEHEVEVGGLRASLLQAETALKERDLELEALRADGRASQLREETARDWAQALQEALSKAQAAVQEKEQRLLSQAELSRSLETSTATLQAALDSCQAQARQLEEALRRREGEIQDRDLRHQEAVQQLQRALAQRDEELSHQKRQGQLLEQSLARRAREDAIQGKPGPEQEREEEEMRGLRESLRELQLTLAQKEEEILGLREAQQRKNLEDSLHSHTAPPEPSTDFATLGPRLQQELERLQTALRLTEAREIEWREKAQDLALSLAQSKASVSSLQEAAMFLQASVLERDLEQQRLQDELELTRQALEKEQLLSPSSTSRAEQRPREEVSEVKAEPSLGLEERQLWGQRLEYLQQAVAQLEIDRSRLQHHNVQLRATLEQVERERRKLKRESMRVSRTGGLEVKEAAASSPTQQDGRGGQKGSSDDKQMAELQKEVAMLRGQLSLERKQRQDYIARSVQTSRELAGLHHSLSHSLLAVAQAPEATVLEAETRKLDESLTQSLTSPGPALLCPSPSTIQAISR; translated from the exons ATGAAGTCAGCTACTGACAG AGATCTGACGGAGCTCAAGGCTGAGCATGTGAAGCTTTCAGGGTCCCTGTTGACATGTTGTCTGCGCTTGACTGTGGGCACCCAGTCTCGAGAGTCAGATGGATCTGGGAGACGGGATGGGAGTGAGCCAACCCAGCTGCTGCTACTACTGACCAAGAcccaggagctggagaaggaagcgCATGAAAGGAGCCAGGAGCTAATACAGCTGAAGAGTCGGGGCGATCTGGAGAAGGCTGAGCTGCAGGATCA GGTGACGGAGCTCTCTGCTCTGCTGATCCAGGCTCGGAAGCAAAATGAAGAGTATGAGAAGATGTTAGGGGCCCTGAGAGAGACAGTGGAGATCCTG GAGACAAATCATGCAGAATTAATGGAACATGAGGCATCTCTCAGTAAGAATGCCCAAGAGGAGAAGCTGTCTTTACAGCAGGTGATCAGGGATATAACCCAG GTCATGGTGGAAGAAGGGGACAGTATGACCCAAGGCTGTGGTCGAGACAGCTCCTTAGAATTGGACCCTAGTGGCCTCTCATCCCAGTTTGATTCCCAGGACCCAGACAAGGCCCTTACTCTGGTGCGTTCAGTGGTGACTCAAAGACGCCAGGCTGTGCAG gacctAAGGCAGCAGCTTTCGGCCTGTCAGGAAGCTATGAGCTCTTTGCGGCAGCAGCATAatcagtgggaggaggagggtgaggccTTAAGACAGCGTCTGCAGAAGCTCACCGGGGAACGCGACACTCTGGCAGGGCAGACCTCGGACCTACAGGGAGAGGTGGAGTCTCTCAGCAA GGAGCGAGAGCTCCTGCAGAAGACGAGGGAGGAGCTGCAGCAGCAGTTGGAGGTGCTAGAGCAGGAGGCATGGCGGCTGCGAAGGACAAACATGGAGCTTCAGTTGCAGGGGGATTCTGTTCAGGGtgagaaggaggagcagcaggaggagctgcaCCTGGCTGTCCGTGAAAGGGAGCGCCT TCAGGAGACACTAGCAGGTCTGGAAGCCAAACAGTCAGAATCACTCAGTGAACTGATCATTCTTCGGGAAGCCCTGGAGTCTTGTCACCTGGAAGGGGAGCTGCTGAGGCAAGAGCAAACAGAAGTGACTGCGGCGCTGGCCAGG GCAGAACAGTCAGTTGCAGAGCTGTCGAGTTCTGAAAACAGCCTGAAGGCCGAGGTTGCTGATCTTCGGGCTGCAACCATCAAGCTCAGCGCCTTAAATGAGGCTTTGGCCTTGGATAAGGTTGGACTGAACCAGCAGCTTCTCCAG TTAGAACAAGAGAACCAGTCTGTGTGCCACAGAATGGAAGCAGCAGAGCAGGCAAGAAACACTTTGCAGTTGGGCCTGGCAGAGGCCGAGAGGAGCAGGGAAACCCTACAGGAAAAGAACACTCACCTGGAGGCACAGCTgcagaaggcagaggagaggggtgctgagctgcaggcagatctCAGGGCCATCCaagatgagaaggaagaaattcaaGAGAAACTAAGCGAG ATTTCTTCCTCTCAGGCACGTCATCAGCAGGAGGCAGCCTTAGCTCAGCTGGATCAGCTGCGTCAGGAGACAAAGCGACAGGAAGAAGTGCTTGCTCGAGAAGTCCAGGAGAAGGAGGCCCTAGTACGGGAGAGAGCAGCCCTAGAGGTGCGGCTGCAGGCCGTGGAGCGAGACCGGCAGGACCTCGCTGAACAACTACTGGGCCTCAG CTCAGCCAAGGAGCAACTGGAGAGCACTCTGTTTGAGGCCCAACAACAAAATTCTCTGGTAGAGGTCACGAAGGGCCAGCTGGAGGTCCAGATTCAAACTGTCATTCGAGCCAAGGAAGTAATTCAAG GGGAAGTGAGGTGCCTGAAGCTGGAACTGGACAATGAGCGGAACCGGGCAGAACAAGAGCGGGAGACAGCAGCCAGACGGCTGGCCCAGGCCGAGCAAGAGGGGCAGACTGCCCTGCAGCAGCAGAAGTCAGCCCACGAGGAGGAGGTGAACCGGCTCCAGGAGAAATGG GAGAAGGAGCGCTCTTGGCACCAGCAGGAACTGGATAAGGCCCTGGAGAGCctagagaaggagaaaatggagcTGGAAACGAGGCTaagggaacagcaggcagaagcCGAGGCCATCCggacacagagggaggaagaacGGGCGGAGGCAGAGAGTGCCCTCTGCCAG ATGCAGCTcgaaacagagaaggagagagtgtcCCTCCTGGAGACCCTGCTGCAGACCCAGAAGGAGCTGGCAGATGCCAGCCAACAACTAGAGCGGCTGAGGCAGGACATGAAGGTCCAGAAGTTAAAGGAGCAG GAGACCACTCAGATCCTGCAGACCCAGCTCCGGGAGGCTCGGGGGGAGCTGGAGCAGGCAGCCCAGCAGAACAGAGATGACCTTGTTGCTGTCCAAGAAGAGTGCGGGGCCCTGCTGCAGGCGAAGATGGACCTGCAGAAGCGG GTGGAAGACTTGAAGTCTCAGCTCGTTTCCAGAGATGACTCCCAGAGGCTGGTGGAGCAGGAGGTTCAGGAGAAGCTGAGGGAGGCCCAGGAGTATAGCCGAATTCAgaaggagctggagagagagaaagccag CCTGATTCAGTCGCTGATGGAAAAGGAGCAGAGACTCCTTGTCTTACAAGAAGCTGACTCTATTCGACAACAGGAGCTGAGCTCCCTGCGCCAGGACATGCAGGAGTCCcaggaagggcagaaagagctCAGCACCCAG GTGGAATTACTGAAGCAGGAGGTGAAGGAAAAGGAGGCTGACTTTCTGGCTCAGGAAGCACAACtgctggaggagctggaggcaTCTCAAGTAACAGAGCAGCGGCTGCGAGCTTCCTTGCGGGCCCTGGAAGCCAAGGCAGCCCAAGTCCAGCTGCGACTGCGCAGCACAGAGAACCAGTTGGCAGCTCTGGTGGCAGAGCAGCAGCCGGGgcaccaggcccaggcccagctggcCAGCCTCTGTTCTGTCCTGCAGCAGGCCTTGGGGTTTGCTTGTGAGAGCAGGCCTGAGCTGCATGGCGGGGGAGACTCTGCTTCCCTCTGGGGCCCCGAGCCAG aCCAGAATGGAACTGGGATCCTCCTTAAGAGAGGGCCCCTCCTGACAGCTCTGTCAGCTGAGGCAGTGGCATCTGCCCTCCAGAAACTTCACCAAGACCTATGGAAGACTCAGCAGGCCCGG GATGATCTGCGGGAGCAGGCCCTGAAGCTGGAACAGCGTCTCACTGATACAGAGGCCGAGAAGAGTCAGGTCTGCACAGAATTGCAGGATTTGCAGAGACAACTCTCCCAGAACCAGGAAG AGAAATCCAagtgggaaggaaaacagaactCCCTGGAATCTGAGCTGACTGAACTGCATGGAACTGTGGCATCATTACAGAGTCGTCTACGGCAAGCAGAGCTGCAGGGACTAGAGGCCCAG AATGAGCGAGAGCTACTGCAGGCAGCCAAGGAGAGCCTGACAGCCCAGGTGGAACGTTTGCAGGCATCTGTGGCAGAAGCCAGGGCTCAGGCCGGTGCCACCAGGGCTCTGGAGGAGGACTTGAGAACTGCTCGCTCAGCCCTGAAACTCAAGAGTGAGGAAGCAGAGACCGAGCGTGAGCGGGCCCAGGCTCTGCAGGAGCAGGGCGAGCTGAAGGTGGCCCAAGGGAAGGCTCTACAGGAGAATTTAGCTATCCTGGCTCAGACTCTATCCGAAagagaaggggaggtggaggctTTGCGGGGAAGTATTCAGGAACTGGAAAAACAACAGGAGATGCAAAAGGCTACTTTGGAAGCTCTGTCTCTGGACCTGAAGAAGAAGAGTGAAGAGGTAGATGTGCAACAAGAACAGATCCAGGAGCTGGAGAAGTGCAGGTCCCTTTTAGAAGATCTGCCTCTGGCCATGCAGGAACAAGAGCAGAGGCTGGTTGCACAGAGGGAGCAAATCCAAGAGCTCGAGAAGGATCGAGAGACCCAGAGGAACATCTTGGAGCATCAGCTTCTCGAACTTGAGAAGAAGGCCCAAATGATAGAGTCCCAGAAAGGAGAGATTCAGGACCTGAAGAAGCAGCTGGTTACTCTGGAATGCCTGGCTCTGGAACGAGAGGAAAACCATCACAAGATGGAGTGCCAACAGAAGGCAATCGAGGAgctggagggccagagggaaatgCAGAGAGTAGCTCTGACCCACCTCACACTGGACCTGGAAGAAAAGAGCCAGGAGCTGCAGGCCCAGAGCAGTCAGATCGACAAGCTGGAGAGCCATAGCACCCTTCTGGCGCGAGAGCTCCAGGACAAGGACCAGGAGCTGAAGTCCCAGCGAGAACAGGTCGAGGAGctgcagaggcagaaggagcGTCTGGCTCAGGACCTAGAGAGGAGGGACCAGGACGTGGTGCTCCAGAGGGAAAGGATTCGGGTCCTAGAAGACCAAAGGACGCTGCAGACCAAGATCCTGGAGGAGGACCTGGGACAGATCAAGCTGTCCTTGAGAGAGCGAGGCCGGGAGCTGGCTTCCCAGAGGCCACCGATGCAGGAGcgggcagaggaagggaagggccAGAGTAAAGCCCAGCGCGGGAGCCTGGAGCACCTGAAGCTGATCCTGCGTGACAAGGAGAGGGAGGTAGAATGCCAGCAGGAACGCATCCAGGAACTGAAGGAGTATAAGGATCAGCTGGagcagcagctccagggcctACACAGGAAGGCAGGGGAGACTGGCCTCCTCCTGACTCAGCGAGAGCAGGAGATAGTGGTCCTGCAGCGGCATCTGCAGGAAGCCGCAGAACAGGGGGAGCTGAAAGAGCGGTCACTTCAGGGTCACCTGGAAGAGGCCCAGAGAGCCCTGGCCCAGAGGGAACAGGAGCTCGAGGCCCTGCAGCACCAACAGCagcaggccctggggcaggaggagactAGGAAGGAAGAGgcaagcaccctacagagggctCTGGAGCAGGCCCACACGGCACTGAAAGAGCGCCAGGGAGAGCTTGAGGACCACAAGGAGCATGTGCGAAGGCTCCAGGAGGAGCTGGCCATGGAGGGACGGCGTGTGCAGgccctggaggaggtggtgggtgACCTAAGAGCTGAGTCTCGGGAGCAGGAGGAGGCTTTGCTGGCCCTCCAGCAACAGGGTGCTGAGCGGGCACAGGAGCATGAGGTGGAGGTCGGGGGCCTGCGGGCCAGCCTGCTACAGGCAGAGACTGCACTCAAGGAACGGGACCTGGAGCTGGAGGCCCTGCGAGCCGATGGCCGGGCCTCCCAGCTTCGGGAGGAGACAGCCCGGGACTGGGCCCAAGCTCTGCAGGAGGCCCTAAGCAAGGCCCAGGCTGCCGTGCAGGAGAAAGAGCAGCGGCTGCTGAGTCAAGCAGAGTTGAGCCGCAGCCTAGAGACCAGCACCGCCACTTTACAGGCTGCCCTGGACTCCTGCCAGGCACAAGCCAGGCAGCTAGAGGAGGCTCTGAGGAGGCGAGAGGGTGAGATCCAGGACCGGGACCTCCGGCACCAGGAGGCCGTGCAGCAGCTCCAGCGGGCACTTGCCCAGAGAGATGAAGAATTGAGCCATCAGAAGAGACAGGGGCAGCTGCTAGAGCAGTCTCTGGCCCGGAGGGCCCGAGAAGATGCCATCCAAGGGAAGCCAGGTccggagcaggagagagaagaggaagagatgaggGGCCTTCGAGAAAGCCTAAGGGAGTTGCAGCTGACTCTAGCCCAAAAGGAAGAGGAGATCCTGGGGCTGAGGGAGGCCCAGCAAAGGAAGAATCTGGAGGACTCACTGCACAGCCACACAGCGCCCCCAGAGCCCTCTACAGACTTTGCCACCTTAGGGCCCAGGCTGCAGCAGGAGCTGGAGCGACTGCAGACAGCGCTGAGGCTAACTGAGGCCAGGGAGATTGAGTGGAGGGAGAAGGCCCAGGACTTGGCGCTGTCCCTGGCCCAGAGCAAGGCTAGCGTCAGCAGTTTGCAGGAGGCAGCCATGTTCCTACAGGCCTCTGTTCTGGAGCGGGACTTGGAACAGCAGAGGCTGCAG GATGAGTTGGAGCTCACCAGACAGGCTCTGGAGAAGGAGCAGCTCCTGAGCCCTAGTTCAACCAGCAGAGCagaacagaggcccagagaagag GTGTCAGAAGTCAAGGCTGAGCCTAGTCTTGGGCTGGAGGAGAGGCAGCTATGGGGACAAAGGCTGGAGTACCTCCAGCAAGCAGTGGCACAGCTGGAGATTGACCGGAGCAGGCTGCAGCACCACAATGTCCAGCTGCGGGCCACCTTGGAGCAG GTGGAGCGAGAGCGCAGGAAGCTGAAGAGGGAGTCCATGCGCGTGTCACGGACAGGCGGCCTGGAGGTTAAGGAAGCTGCGGCTTCGTCCCCCACACAGCAG